One segment of Lysobacterales bacterium DNA contains the following:
- a CDS encoding acyltransferase encodes MAETAHWRARPEGGGRFAIWLIRTIVLRLGRPVGRALLYPITAYFLLRRPAERAASRAWLARVLDRKPRWWHVARHIHTFAAVILDRPLLLTRSVDAYRVTTSGLDPLHDSMDQGRGVLLLGSHLGSFEVLRVLSQKRPNARVAVLLERSQNPALTRLLDELNPDLACRIIDLGLPPAELMLRIKDEAERGALIGLLGDRRRPGEPGLPARFLGQDAWFPTAPWLIAKALRLPVHLCFGLYRGGRRYDLHFETFAERVDLPRGDRQAALADLVQRYAQRLEHHARSAPYNWFNFYDFWIADAPSLPARRLADRPVPAASGGSGSA; translated from the coding sequence ATGGCTGAGACTGCGCACTGGCGGGCGCGGCCGGAGGGCGGTGGCCGCTTCGCGATCTGGCTGATCCGCACCATCGTGCTGCGTCTGGGCCGGCCAGTCGGGCGCGCCCTGCTGTACCCGATCACCGCCTACTTCCTGTTGCGCCGGCCGGCCGAGCGCGCCGCCTCGCGCGCCTGGCTGGCGCGGGTCCTGGACCGGAAGCCGCGCTGGTGGCACGTGGCCCGCCACATCCACACCTTTGCGGCGGTGATCCTGGACCGCCCGCTGCTGCTGACCCGTTCCGTGGATGCCTACCGCGTCACCACCAGCGGCCTGGACCCGCTGCACGACAGCATGGATCAGGGCCGTGGCGTGCTGCTGCTGGGCTCGCACCTGGGCAGCTTCGAGGTGTTGCGCGTGCTCAGCCAGAAGCGCCCCAACGCGCGCGTTGCGGTGCTGCTGGAACGCAGCCAGAATCCGGCGCTGACCCGCCTGCTCGACGAGCTGAACCCGGACCTGGCCTGCCGGATCATCGACCTCGGCCTGCCGCCCGCCGAACTGATGCTGCGGATCAAGGACGAGGCCGAGCGCGGCGCCCTGATCGGCCTGCTGGGCGATCGCCGCAGGCCCGGCGAGCCCGGCCTGCCGGCGCGCTTCCTGGGCCAGGACGCCTGGTTCCCGACCGCGCCCTGGTTGATCGCCAAGGCCCTGCGACTGCCCGTGCACCTGTGCTTCGGCCTGTACCGTGGCGGACGCCGCTACGACCTGCACTTCGAGACCTTCGCCGAGCGCGTCGATCTGCCCCGCGGCGACCGCCAGGCGGCCCTGGCCGACCTGGTCCAGCGCTATGCGCAGCGCCTGGAGCACCATGCCCGCAGCGCGCCCTACAACTGGTTCAACTTCTACGACTTCTGGATCGCCGATGCCCCGTCCCTGCCTGCCCGTCGCCTGGCTGATCGCCCTGTGCCTGCCGCTTCCGGCGGCAGCGGATCCGCTTGA
- the nudC gene encoding NAD(+) diphosphatase, translating into MRAPGGGEPSTPAAAGRSYAFAAADLDRCAELRDDDVLVAGLALSADADWLFLREDGAAVLTPHHGLALVPGDALELLPPLWLFLGRRGGRALFTALHPQVAPAPAGEWTDLRTAAARLPGSESGLLAAARGLLAWRQRHRWCGACGGLLQVAAAGHRLQCPGCGSAQFPRTDPAIIVAVRHGEACLLGRQAAWAPGRWSTLAGFVEPGETLEAAVAREVREEAGVTVAEAHYLGSQPWPFPGSIMLGFEAHAVSRDIAVGDELEDARWFDPDQLAAGLADGTVVLSPPLSIARWLLEHWHREITGRPIPDGRAW; encoded by the coding sequence ATGCGCGCTCCCGGCGGCGGAGAACCGTCCACGCCGGCCGCGGCGGGCCGCAGCTATGCCTTCGCCGCCGCCGACCTCGACCGCTGCGCGGAACTGCGCGACGACGATGTCCTGGTCGCCGGCCTGGCCCTGTCGGCCGACGCCGACTGGCTGTTCCTGCGCGAGGACGGCGCGGCCGTGCTGACGCCGCACCATGGCCTGGCCCTGGTGCCTGGCGACGCGCTCGAGCTGCTGCCGCCGCTGTGGCTGTTCCTGGGCCGGCGCGGCGGCCGTGCGCTGTTCACCGCCTTGCATCCCCAGGTGGCACCGGCGCCGGCCGGCGAGTGGACCGACCTGCGCACCGCGGCGGCCCGCCTGCCGGGCAGCGAGTCCGGCCTGCTCGCGGCCGCGCGAGGACTGCTCGCCTGGCGCCAGCGGCACCGCTGGTGCGGCGCCTGCGGGGGCTTGCTGCAGGTCGCCGCCGCTGGCCATCGCCTGCAGTGCCCAGGCTGCGGCAGCGCGCAGTTCCCACGCACCGACCCGGCCATCATCGTCGCGGTGCGGCATGGCGAGGCCTGCCTGCTCGGCCGCCAGGCCGCCTGGGCGCCGGGCCGCTGGTCGACCCTGGCCGGCTTCGTGGAGCCGGGCGAGACGCTCGAGGCGGCGGTTGCCCGCGAGGTCCGCGAGGAGGCCGGGGTGACCGTCGCCGAGGCGCACTATCTGGGCTCGCAGCCCTGGCCCTTCCCCGGCTCGATCATGCTGGGCTTCGAGGCGCACGCCGTCAGCCGCGACATCGCAGTGGGCGATGAACTGGAGGACGCCCGCTGGTTCGATCCCGACCAGCTCGCCGCCGGCCTGGCCGACGGCACGGTGGTGCTGTCGCCGCCGCTGTCGATCGCCCGCTGGCTGCTCGAGCACTGGCACCGCGAGATCACCGGCCGGCCGATTCCCGACGGCCGCGCCTGGTGA
- the bfr gene encoding bacterioferritin — MKGDAKVIEHLNKALYNELIAINQYFLHSRMFGNWGFKELAEYEYKESIDEMKHADRLIERILFLDGLPNLQNLGKLRIGENPEEVFRCDLALEMQAIPDLKAGIAHCEQVGDYVSRELLEDILESEEEHVDWLETQLALIERLGATPYLQTKIES, encoded by the coding sequence ATGAAGGGTGACGCCAAGGTCATCGAGCACCTGAACAAGGCGCTCTACAACGAATTGATCGCCATCAACCAGTACTTCCTGCATTCGCGGATGTTCGGAAACTGGGGCTTCAAGGAGCTGGCCGAATACGAGTACAAGGAATCGATCGACGAGATGAAGCACGCCGATCGGCTGATCGAGCGCATCCTGTTCCTGGATGGCCTGCCCAACCTGCAGAACCTCGGCAAGCTGCGGATCGGCGAGAACCCCGAGGAGGTCTTCCGCTGCGACCTGGCGCTGGAAATGCAGGCGATCCCGGACCTCAAGGCCGGCATCGCGCACTGCGAGCAGGTCGGAGACTATGTCAGTCGCGAACTGCTCGAGGACATCCTGGAAAGCGAGGAGGAGCACGTCGACTGGCTGGAGACCCAGCTCGCCCTGATCGAGCGCCTGGGCGCCACGCCTTACCTGCAGACCAAGATCGAGAGCTGA
- a CDS encoding tryptophan 7-halogenase: MQDASPQHCDILVVGGGPAGSTASALLARRGWRVLQLEKARHPRFHIGESLLPANLPLLEELGVLEEVRGIGLVKRGADFPSPAPGGYSTFRFDDVLGDTPDHAFQVRRDQFDALLFDHARRCGVDAREGVRVEQVAFAGDDVVADCRGDDGARLSVCARYLVDASGRDTFLGNRFASKRRNRRHASAALFAHFAGVARRPGEDAGNISIYRFDFGWAWFIPLPDGLMSIGVVAGPAHFRTRRGDQAAFLLDTLRSHPEAAARMRQAELATPVHATGNYSYACRRMAGPRWLMVGDAWAFVDPIFSSGVFLAMHSARLAVDVVDGALRTPALERRLQRRFRRRVGRGVRAFSWFIYRFNSTAMRHLFAHPSDRYELRRGVVSMLAGDVFDSKPVRRRLRVFKAIHAIASLVLLRQRWAQMRQRRRPAVAADGRLGDGAA, from the coding sequence ATGCAGGACGCATCCCCCCAGCACTGCGACATCCTGGTGGTCGGCGGCGGCCCGGCCGGCTCGACCGCGTCGGCGCTGCTGGCCCGGCGCGGCTGGCGCGTGCTGCAGCTCGAGAAGGCGCGCCACCCGCGCTTCCACATCGGCGAATCGCTGCTGCCGGCCAACCTGCCGCTGCTCGAAGAACTGGGTGTGCTCGAGGAGGTGCGCGGCATCGGCCTGGTCAAGCGCGGCGCCGACTTCCCGTCGCCGGCGCCGGGCGGCTACAGCACCTTCCGCTTCGACGACGTGCTCGGCGACACCCCGGACCACGCCTTCCAGGTGCGCCGCGACCAGTTCGACGCCCTGCTGTTCGACCACGCGCGGCGCTGCGGCGTCGACGCCCGCGAGGGCGTCCGCGTCGAGCAGGTGGCCTTCGCCGGCGACGATGTCGTGGCCGACTGCCGCGGCGACGATGGCGCCCGTCTGAGCGTGTGCGCCCGCTACCTGGTCGACGCCTCCGGCCGCGACACCTTCCTCGGCAACCGCTTCGCCAGCAAGCGACGCAACCGGCGACACGCCAGCGCCGCCCTGTTCGCGCACTTCGCCGGCGTCGCCCGGCGCCCCGGCGAGGACGCCGGCAATATCAGCATCTACCGCTTCGATTTCGGCTGGGCATGGTTCATCCCCCTGCCCGATGGCCTGATGAGCATCGGCGTGGTCGCCGGGCCGGCGCACTTCCGGACCCGTCGCGGCGACCAGGCGGCGTTCCTGCTGGACACCCTGCGCAGTCACCCCGAGGCCGCCGCGCGGATGCGGCAAGCCGAGCTGGCGACGCCTGTGCACGCCACCGGCAACTACTCCTACGCCTGCCGGCGCATGGCCGGGCCGCGCTGGCTGATGGTCGGCGACGCCTGGGCCTTCGTCGACCCGATCTTCTCGTCCGGCGTGTTCCTGGCCATGCACAGCGCCCGCCTGGCGGTCGACGTGGTCGACGGCGCGCTGCGCACCCCGGCCCTGGAGCGGCGGCTGCAGCGACGCTTCCGGCGCCGTGTCGGACGCGGCGTGCGGGCCTTCTCCTGGTTCATCTACCGCTTCAATTCGACGGCCATGCGGCACCTGTTCGCGCATCCTTCCGACCGCTACGAGCTGCGCCGCGGCGTGGTCTCGATGCTGGCCGGCGACGTCTTCGACAGCAAGCCGGTGCGCCGGCGCCTGCGGGTGTTCAAGGCGATCCACGCGATCGCCAGCCTGGTCCTGCTGCGCCAGCGCTGGGCGCAGATGCGCCAACGCCGCCGGCCCGCCGTCGCCGCCGACGGCCGTCTCGGCGACGGGGCCGCCTGA
- a CDS encoding RNA pyrophosphohydrolase, producing the protein MIDPDGYRPNVGIILLNEQAQVFWARRVRRDGWQFPQGGMNSDEVPEEAMYRELHEETGLSPDAVQVLGSTAGWLRYRLPQRHVRRNDALACIGQKQVWFLLRLVAGEDQVRLDLNERPEFDAWRWVDFWYPLRHVVHFKRRVYARALAQLAPLAGVAPQPWLDRYLNPPRDERAVARPVVKSTG; encoded by the coding sequence GTGATCGACCCCGACGGTTACCGCCCGAATGTCGGCATCATCCTGCTCAACGAGCAGGCCCAGGTGTTCTGGGCGCGGCGCGTGCGTCGCGATGGCTGGCAGTTCCCGCAGGGCGGCATGAACTCCGACGAGGTGCCGGAAGAGGCCATGTACCGCGAGCTGCACGAGGAGACCGGGCTGAGCCCGGACGCCGTGCAGGTGCTGGGTTCGACCGCGGGCTGGTTGCGCTACCGGTTGCCGCAGCGGCATGTCCGGCGAAACGATGCGCTGGCCTGCATCGGCCAGAAGCAGGTGTGGTTCCTGCTGCGGCTGGTCGCCGGCGAGGACCAGGTCCGGCTGGATCTCAACGAGCGGCCGGAATTCGACGCCTGGCGCTGGGTGGATTTCTGGTATCCGCTGCGCCATGTGGTGCATTTCAAGCGGCGCGTGTACGCGCGGGCCCTTGCCCAGCTCGCGCCGTTGGCAGGGGTGGCGCCGCAGCCGTGGCTGGACCGCTATCTGAATCCGCCGCGTGACGAGCGCGCCGTGGCCCGGCCGGTGGTCAAGTCCACGGGTTGA
- a CDS encoding pteridine-dependent deoxygenase, protein MPAQAGTLAVVGFGTGAGRDPDPRCLRVPLRSLDRPAPVERWWVEGEVRHGVDGELTWACGGGYLLLTLVVAEADHDGPRGAAAHAYRLLLQAMDRHRHPFLLRCWNYLDAINEGDGDGERYRQFSIGRAEGIARLDCTDYPAATAIGRVDGVRELVVFALAAQAPGLPVENPRQVSAYRYPRQYGPVPPSFARAMRLASPRPSLLISGTASVVGHATLHESVVEQTEETLRNLDALVAQAGMGRTLSHGDICLKAYLRHGADLEAVRARLAVAGLDVSRILFLEGDICRHDLLVEIDGVLR, encoded by the coding sequence CTGCCGGCGCAGGCCGGCACGCTGGCCGTGGTCGGCTTCGGCACCGGCGCCGGCCGCGACCCGGATCCCCGGTGCCTGCGCGTGCCGCTCAGGTCGCTGGACCGTCCTGCGCCGGTGGAGCGCTGGTGGGTCGAGGGCGAGGTCCGCCACGGCGTCGACGGCGAGCTGACCTGGGCCTGCGGCGGCGGCTACCTGCTGCTTACGCTGGTGGTCGCGGAGGCCGACCACGACGGCCCGCGCGGCGCCGCCGCCCATGCCTACCGGCTGCTGCTGCAGGCAATGGACCGGCACCGGCACCCCTTCCTGCTGCGCTGCTGGAACTACCTGGACGCCATCAACGAGGGCGACGGTGACGGCGAGCGCTACCGGCAGTTCAGCATCGGCCGCGCCGAGGGCATCGCCCGCCTGGACTGCACCGACTATCCGGCCGCCACCGCGATCGGCCGGGTCGACGGCGTGCGCGAGCTGGTGGTGTTCGCCCTTGCCGCCCAGGCGCCGGGCCTGCCGGTGGAGAATCCGCGACAGGTCAGCGCCTACCGCTATCCGCGGCAGTACGGGCCGGTGCCGCCCAGCTTCGCCCGCGCCATGCGACTGGCCAGCCCGCGCCCTTCCCTGCTGATCTCCGGCACCGCCAGCGTGGTCGGCCACGCCACGCTGCACGAGAGCGTGGTCGAGCAGACCGAGGAGACCCTGCGCAACCTCGACGCCCTGGTCGCCCAGGCGGGCATGGGCCGCACGTTGAGTCACGGCGACATCTGCCTGAAGGCCTACCTGCGCCACGGCGCCGACCTCGAGGCGGTGCGCGCGCGGCTGGCGGTCGCCGGCCTGGACGTCTCCCGCATCCTGTTCCTGGAAGGCGACATCTGCCGTCACGACCTGCTGGTCGAGATCGACGGCGTCCTGCGTTAG
- a CDS encoding (2Fe-2S)-binding protein yields the protein MYVCVCNGITDRTVREAAASGVRCLGELTMRTGCAGTCGACAEVAEQILAESCCQSPAGNDAVVHAA from the coding sequence ATGTATGTCTGCGTCTGCAACGGCATCACCGACCGCACCGTGCGCGAGGCCGCGGCCTCGGGCGTGCGCTGCCTGGGCGAGCTGACCATGCGCACCGGCTGCGCCGGCACCTGCGGCGCCTGTGCCGAAGTCGCCGAACAGATCCTGGCCGAGTCCTGCTGCCAGTCCCCGGCCGGCAACGACGCGGTCGTCCACGCCGCCTGA
- a CDS encoding polymer-forming cytoskeletal protein codes for MFGGKQPARQGGNGQVDTLIGRNTRVEGDVHFTGGLYVDGEVKGAILAEKGGEAMLSISEQGRVEGEVRVPHVVVNGHLAGNILGAEKVELLANAKVQGNIHYKLLQMAVGAAVTGQLVQEREAPRQLSGPDGEA; via the coding sequence ATGTTCGGAGGCAAGCAACCGGCCCGGCAGGGCGGCAATGGCCAGGTCGACACGCTGATCGGGCGCAACACGCGGGTCGAGGGCGACGTCCACTTCACCGGTGGGCTCTACGTGGACGGCGAGGTCAAGGGCGCGATCCTGGCCGAAAAAGGCGGCGAGGCCATGCTGTCGATCAGCGAGCAGGGCCGCGTCGAGGGCGAGGTGCGGGTGCCGCACGTGGTGGTCAACGGCCACCTGGCCGGCAACATCCTGGGCGCCGAGAAGGTCGAGCTGCTGGCCAACGCCAAGGTCCAGGGCAACATCCACTACAAGCTGCTGCAGATGGCGGTGGGCGCGGCGGTGACCGGCCAGCTGGTCCAGGAGCGCGAAGCCCCCCGGCAGCTGTCCGGTCCCGACGGCGAGGCTTGA
- the erpA gene encoding iron-sulfur cluster insertion protein ErpA, which translates to MEATLPAPPEGLIQVTPAAAAKVGALVAEEGNPGLKLRVYITGGGCSGFQYGFAFEEAAEEDDFSVQRDGITVLVDPLSLQYLQGAEIDYSEGLSGAQFVIRNPNARTTCGCGSSFSA; encoded by the coding sequence ATGGAAGCCACCCTGCCTGCTCCCCCCGAGGGCCTGATCCAGGTCACCCCCGCCGCCGCCGCCAAGGTCGGCGCGCTGGTCGCCGAGGAGGGCAACCCGGGCCTCAAGCTGCGCGTCTACATCACCGGTGGCGGCTGCTCGGGCTTCCAGTACGGCTTCGCCTTCGAGGAGGCGGCCGAGGAGGACGATTTCTCGGTGCAGCGCGACGGCATCACGGTGCTGGTCGACCCGCTCAGCCTGCAATACCTGCAGGGCGCCGAGATCGACTACAGCGAAGGCCTCAGCGGCGCACAGTTCGTGATCCGCAACCCCAACGCCCGCACCACCTGCGGGTGCGGTTCCTCGTTCTCGGCCTGA
- a CDS encoding acyl carrier protein (Involved in the biosynthetic pathways of fatty acids, phospholipids, lipopolysaccharides, and oligosaccharides): MSVTTPQSPAEQALARLIVESLNLEDVAPESIDPDAPLFGDGLGLDSIDALELALAISKQYGFQLRSDNPDNRQNFASLRALSAHVEASRTA; this comes from the coding sequence GTGTCGGTCACCACCCCGCAGAGTCCGGCCGAGCAGGCGCTCGCGCGCCTGATCGTCGAATCGCTGAACCTCGAGGACGTGGCACCGGAGTCGATCGACCCGGACGCGCCGCTGTTCGGCGACGGCCTGGGGCTGGACTCCATCGACGCCCTCGAGCTGGCCCTGGCGATATCGAAGCAGTACGGCTTCCAGCTGCGTTCGGACAACCCGGACAACCGGCAAAACTTCGCCTCGTTGCGGGCGCTGTCCGCGCACGTCGAGGCCAGCCGCACCGCCTGA
- a CDS encoding DEAD/DEAH box helicase family protein → METEADTRANRIDPVLRSAGWGVVDGAQVHRELICPGRILGGGQRGSALSADYVLSYRGRKLAVIEAKRAGLGHTSGVGQAKDYATRLQARFAYATNGLGWYGIDMHTGAEGDIALPFPSPEQLWLRCFPEGNDWRERFGAVPFETGGGKWQPRYYQHNAITAVLEAIAQQRERILLTLATGTGKTSIAFQIAWKLFQAKWNLSRDPVRRPRILFLADRNILADQAFNAFSAFPPDALCRIRPEEIRRRGGAPRNASVFFTIFQTFMTGGGEPEGDAGEPQFTFEGYEPDFFDFIVIDECHRGGARDESTWRGILEYFKPAVQLGLTATPKRDVNADTYAYFGEPVYSYALKEGIGDGFLTPFKVRQMASTLDEYSWSEGDTVLAGEIDRERTYTEADFNTRLVIDQREQSRVQEFMDQIDPRQKTLVFCATQEHAARVRNFINQIKDNPDPHYCERVTADDGELGERHLREFQDNEKTLPTILTTSQKLSTGVDALNIRNIVLLRPIRSMIEFKQIIGRGTRTFDGKDYFTIYDFVKAYEHFNDPEWDGEPLPPEPPAGRRVSGEDGGGQSGERPGRRPGVDEPPRAERVVVKLSDGRERSIRYLAATTYWHNGRQISAQEFMQQLFGDLGGLVADEDELRAVWKDPDRREGFIQRLSDMGYDSERLADMQRLIDAPNSDIFDVLAYVRFTLAPLARGERVRAALSSGLDGYEREMRAFLEFVLGNYERNGIGELAGHRIGDFLRIRYGGVNDAKRALGSVDEIRRAFVAIQGHLFS, encoded by the coding sequence ATGGAGACCGAGGCCGATACCCGCGCCAACCGCATCGATCCGGTGCTGCGTTCCGCCGGCTGGGGCGTGGTCGACGGCGCGCAGGTGCATCGCGAGCTGATCTGTCCGGGCCGCATCCTCGGCGGCGGGCAGCGTGGCAGTGCGCTGTCGGCGGACTACGTGCTGAGCTACCGCGGGCGCAAGCTGGCGGTGATCGAGGCCAAGCGCGCCGGCCTTGGCCACACCAGCGGCGTCGGGCAGGCCAAGGACTACGCGACGCGCTTGCAGGCGCGCTTTGCCTATGCCACCAACGGGCTCGGCTGGTACGGCATCGACATGCACACCGGCGCCGAGGGCGACATCGCCCTGCCGTTTCCTTCGCCGGAGCAGCTCTGGCTGCGCTGCTTTCCCGAGGGCAACGACTGGCGCGAGCGTTTCGGCGCGGTGCCCTTCGAGACCGGCGGCGGCAAGTGGCAGCCGCGCTACTACCAGCACAACGCCATCACCGCGGTGCTGGAAGCCATCGCCCAGCAGCGCGAGCGCATCCTGCTGACGCTCGCCACAGGCACCGGCAAGACCTCGATCGCCTTCCAGATCGCCTGGAAGCTGTTCCAGGCGAAATGGAACCTGAGCCGCGATCCCGTACGCCGCCCTCGGATACTGTTTCTGGCCGACCGCAATATCCTGGCCGATCAGGCCTTCAACGCCTTCAGCGCGTTTCCGCCCGATGCGCTGTGCCGCATCCGGCCGGAGGAGATCCGCCGGCGCGGCGGCGCGCCGCGCAACGCCAGCGTGTTCTTCACCATCTTCCAGACCTTCATGACCGGGGGCGGCGAGCCGGAGGGCGATGCGGGCGAACCGCAGTTCACCTTCGAAGGCTACGAGCCGGACTTCTTCGACTTCATCGTCATCGACGAATGCCATCGCGGCGGCGCCCGCGACGAGAGCACCTGGCGCGGCATCCTCGAGTACTTCAAGCCCGCCGTGCAGCTCGGCCTGACCGCCACGCCCAAGCGCGACGTCAATGCCGACACATACGCCTACTTCGGCGAGCCGGTCTACAGCTACGCGCTGAAGGAAGGCATCGGCGATGGCTTCCTGACGCCGTTCAAGGTGCGGCAGATGGCCTCGACCCTGGACGAGTACAGCTGGTCGGAAGGCGACACGGTGCTGGCCGGCGAGATCGATCGCGAGCGGACCTACACCGAGGCCGACTTCAACACCCGCCTGGTGATCGACCAGCGCGAGCAGAGCCGGGTGCAGGAGTTCATGGACCAGATCGACCCGCGGCAGAAGACCCTGGTGTTCTGCGCGACGCAGGAGCACGCCGCGCGGGTGCGCAACTTCATCAACCAGATCAAGGACAACCCCGACCCGCACTACTGCGAGCGCGTCACCGCCGACGATGGCGAGTTGGGCGAGCGGCACCTGCGCGAGTTCCAGGACAACGAAAAGACCCTGCCGACCATCCTCACCACCTCGCAGAAGCTGTCCACCGGCGTCGATGCGCTGAACATCCGCAACATCGTGCTGCTGCGCCCGATCCGCTCGATGATCGAGTTCAAGCAGATCATCGGCCGCGGCACGCGCACCTTCGACGGCAAGGACTACTTCACCATCTACGATTTCGTAAAGGCCTACGAGCACTTCAACGACCCCGAGTGGGATGGCGAGCCCCTGCCGCCCGAGCCGCCCGCCGGACGCCGCGTTTCGGGCGAGGATGGAGGGGGCCAATCGGGTGAGCGCCCCGGCCGACGACCGGGTGTGGACGAGCCGCCTCGTGCCGAACGCGTGGTGGTGAAGCTGTCCGATGGCAGGGAGCGGAGCATCCGCTATCTCGCGGCAACGACCTACTGGCACAACGGCCGTCAGATCAGCGCCCAGGAGTTCATGCAGCAGTTGTTCGGGGACCTGGGCGGGCTGGTGGCGGACGAGGACGAGCTGCGAGCTGTCTGGAAAGACCCGGACCGGCGCGAGGGCTTCATCCAGCGCCTGTCAGACATGGGTTACGACAGCGAGCGCCTGGCGGACATGCAGCGCCTGATCGACGCGCCCAACAGCGACATCTTCGACGTACTGGCCTATGTGCGGTTCACGCTGGCACCGCTGGCCCGGGGTGAACGCGTGCGTGCCGCCCTGTCCAGCGGCCTTGACGGCTACGAGCGGGAGATGCGCGCGTTCCTGGAGTTCGTGCTGGGCAACTACGAGCGCAACGGCATCGGCGAGCTGGCAGGCCACCGCATCGGCGACTTCCTGCGCATCCGCTACGGCGGCGTCAATGACGCCAAGCGGGCCCTCGGGAGCGTCGACGAGATCCGCCGCGCCTTCGTTGCGATCCAGGGACACCTGTTTTCGTGA